In Fusobacterium periodonticum ATCC 33693, the sequence TTACATATTTAAAAAGAAGTATTGAAATTACTTATCTTAATATTTTAGGAGGTTCTATGAAGAAGAATTTTATTATTTTTGTTCTTTTTATTCTTGTTTCTTTTAGTATTTTTGCTGAAAGGATAGTGGGTACTGATAAACTTGAATACAATCAAAAAACTCAACTTTATCATTATGGTAATGAAAAAGAGCCCTTTACTGGAATAGAGAAGGCTTACTATGAAGACAAAAGCCTAAAATATGAACTTCCATATAAAAATGGAAAATTTGATGGAAAAAGTAAAGAATACTATCCCAATGGTAAGTTAGAGTCAGAAACATTTTATCTAAATGGTTTACTACATGGAAAATCAATAGAATATTATAAAAATGGTAATTTAAAATCTGATGGAAATTATAAAGAGGGTAAACGAGATGGATTAACAAAAACTTATTTTGAAGATGGAACTATAAGAAGTGAAGTTTACTATAAAAATGGCGAGTTAGATGGACTTGCAAAAGAATATTATGGGAATGGACAAGTATATATCCAAGAGAATTATAAAAATGGTGAACTAGATGGAGAATCTCTTAATTTCTACAAAGATGGGAAATTAAAGGGAAGAGAGCTTTATAAAAATGGAAAACTAATAAAAAACTAAATTTAAAGGTATATAGAATAAGCTTCTATACACACTCAAGCATAAGGAGAGAAAATGAAAAAGAATTTTATTGTCTATACTTTTATTATTTTTGTTTTAACTTCCCTTACTATTTTTGCAGAAAGAGAAGTAGATTTTGAAAAACTTGAATACAATGAAGAGACTAAGCTTGTTTATGTTGAGGGGGAAAAAGAAACTTTTACAGGAATAGCAAAATATTATTCTAAAGATGAGAGTTCAATATTTGAATTTCCATATAAAAATGGAAAAAAAGAAGGTAGAGGAAAAGAGTATTATCTTAATGGTAAATTTAAATCTGATGCATTTTTTATTGATGGTTTATTACAAGGAAAATCAATAGGTTATTATGAAAATGGAAATTTAGAGTATGAAGAAAACTACAAAGATGGTAAATTGGACGGTTTAGTTAAAAATTATTATGAGAATGGACAATTAAAAGCAG encodes:
- a CDS encoding toxin-antitoxin system YwqK family antitoxin; the protein is MKKNFIIFVLFILVSFSIFAERIVGTDKLEYNQKTQLYHYGNEKEPFTGIEKAYYEDKSLKYELPYKNGKFDGKSKEYYPNGKLESETFYLNGLLHGKSIEYYKNGNLKSDGNYKEGKRDGLTKTYFEDGTIRSEVYYKNGELDGLAKEYYGNGQVYIQENYKNGELDGESLNFYKDGKLKGRELYKNGKLIKN